One genomic segment of Nonomuraea coxensis DSM 45129 includes these proteins:
- a CDS encoding DegV family protein, whose product MPSVPRIAVVTDSTACLAGEVDGVTVVPITMIVSGTPYDDPTPTSPLGSASSVGSASASASVSVSVSASTSRPSPARFAACYATLAESGATAVVSIHLSAEMSGTVDSARVAARDAAIPVEVIDSRSIGMGLGYAVLAAARAATAADTSLETVTSAARRCATSTRTYFYVDTLDNLRRSGRIGAAARLLGSALMIKPLLHIVDGQISLLEKVRTATRAIARLEDLAVQAAGDGPVDLAVQHLAARPRAEALAERLRKRLPALADLQVVEVGPVIGVHVGPGMLGLTITPHTP is encoded by the coding sequence GGTGACGGTGGTCCCGATCACGATGATCGTCAGCGGCACCCCCTACGACGACCCCACCCCCACCTCACCCTTGGGCTCAGCCTCGTCCGTGGGCTCCGCTTCCGCTTCCGCTTCCGTCTCGGTCTCGGTCTCGGCCTCCACCTCTCGTCCCTCGCCCGCCCGCTTCGCCGCCTGCTACGCCACGCTCGCCGAGTCCGGCGCAACCGCAGTCGTCTCAATCCACTTATCAGCCGAAATGTCGGGCACCGTCGACTCTGCGCGCGTGGCAGCCCGCGACGCCGCCATCCCGGTCGAGGTGATCGACAGCCGTTCCATAGGAATGGGCCTCGGCTACGCGGTCCTGGCCGCCGCACGCGCCGCCACCGCCGCGGACACGTCATTGGAGACGGTGACCTCGGCCGCCCGCCGGTGCGCCACGTCCACGCGAACGTACTTCTACGTCGACACCCTGGACAACCTGCGCCGCAGCGGCCGCATCGGCGCCGCCGCCCGCCTCCTCGGCTCCGCCCTCATGATCAAGCCTCTCCTCCACATCGTGGACGGCCAGATCTCTCTCCTGGAGAAGGTCCGCACCGCCACACGCGCCATCGCCCGCCTGGAGGATCTGGCGGTGCAAGCCGCCGGTGACGGGCCTGTGGACCTGGCGGTCCAGCACCTGGCCGCCCGCCCCCGAGCCGAAGCCCTGGCAGAACGCCTCCGCAAGCGCCTCCCCGCCCTCGCCGACCTCCAGGTGGTCGAGGTCGGGCCAGTGATCGGCGTGCACGTCGGCCCCGGCATGCTCGGCCTCACCATCACCCCCCACACCCCCTGA